Part of the Bubalus bubalis isolate 160015118507 breed Murrah chromosome 9, NDDB_SH_1, whole genome shotgun sequence genome is shown below.
aatacatgtaaattcaCACAAACATCAGTTTGGAATTAATATTACCTTTACTACCTTAACAgatgcttcttttaaaaagtaaataaaaaatataaagaagtttTTAGTATAACtgaaacactgatttttaaaacatctccaaatatttaaaattaaccaGATACCTATTTTTTTCCAATACAatgtgctaattttttttaatatccagtgCAAAACTCCAAAGATAGTATCAAAATCATCCCACACTAAAGATTAGTTATGCAAAGTTATATctgtcaaaaaatgaaaatttcatctGTATTAGCTCCTAATATGTTGATATAAGAATAAATAAggcatgttaaaatattttttaaagaaaaaagtaaagcaaacttACTTGAATAGCAGATCATTTTCTGACCAACAGTTTAAATATAGAATAGTGAAGCCTATTTTGTGAAGAACAGAATTACACAATATAAAATTAGCAATTTACCTTTCAAGGAACAAGTATACAGTGAGGGGGAAAAGCCAGTTTTCCCCAAATGATTACATTAAAGTATAAGGAATTGTTTAACATGCTATTTCAGTGTTTATCATGACAAGAGACAGTGTTACAAAAGATGCACAACATAGTCTTTgtagagaagtaaaaatattttctatgttaAGACTTTATTCATGTTATCACTTAGATGTCTTTCTCTTCAACATGGCACCAATAAACTGTtcacaaggagaaaaggaaatagaataagAAGATGCTCCTCAGTATACAGATCTAATACTCCAGGTAACTTCtcataaaacagaaaattcagcTTTCTAAATGGGGTTATCCAATCACTTTTTTTCCTGGAACACAGCTCCTGATATTAATAAAACACTGTTATGGACATAACTTCCTTTAGTTGATCTCACCATTTCATTAACTTGTATATAAGATTCATCATACAATAATACATCTGCTTTATCTTCTgacacacagcacagcaccacTGAGTAGATGTGCTGGAGGATGGAGAAACGGGAGGGGAACGAGTGTAGGAAAATGCAGCGAGAAAGGGCATGTTTaacaaaatcaggaaagaaaacaaaactgaaagggAAACATCAAATGGGCACACTATGAAACACAATCACAACCAAACCCTTGACTATGATATATATAATTCTGTGGGAGAACATGAAATTAAACAACTGCTTTCAGGAATTCAAACGAGGACTTCTAAGCAGCCAACTGCTAAACATCATCTTCAGAAACAACTGAATGACAAATACATGATAAAAGTGGATGGATGAACACATGAATAGAGATGTAAGCATCTGTGTGTGTCAGAAGTTATACTGTTCTAAGTAGATTTATATTAAAAGTTTTGTATTTTAAGCTTCTGCAAGAAGAAACTGTTATAGCAATTTAGCTGCCAGAATGTTACAACTAATTATGTAGTCATCCAACATTGCTCTCTATGGTTTGTGCAAAGCTAAAATTGTTGAGGTCACTGTCTTAGAAGCCAGTGCGCACACAGTCCCCACATAAAATGCAACACCTCTTACTGTAAAGAGCAGCAtaaagtccagctctttgtgtcaGGCATCACTGGAACACCTGAAGGCTTGCTGCTTTTTTCCTGATAAAAAAGTTATGAAACATGACATCCATTTGCAACCAGAGTTTGCATTAACTGAGAGCAAACCCAAGCAACATAATATGCGccctttgaaaattttaattttcaaagattaaaaatctgggGGTCCTGCAAACCTACATTATAATTTCAAAGGCATTTAAGCTCACAAATACATACACAGTAACTTTAAAAttcagtggaattttttttttcaaatccaaaGTTTATAATAATCTGTTTTATTTAGATCAAactcagaataaataaaaatgtatattaacaAAGACTGCTTTCAAAAAGAGGGACTAGAGATATCCCTCTGTCCCTTCTATACATGTCTGcccaatgttttttttctttcctatcttGCTTCTAAAGCAAAATCTGttggaaaaaatttattttggatgAAGTGGTCTCATTAGAGCTACGATGagatttttaattaaactaaTCAACATATTTCTTACATGTTTCATGCATAGACAGATTCCTATTTCTTAATATTTGGGTTCTGACAGTCAGAAAACTGCATCTTGTTTGTACCAGTTTTACAGTCTACCATTCAATCTTTGTCCTTTGGTAGATACAGACCTGAAACCACAGTAAGTGCTAATGCAATGGGACAATTTAtcagaaacaattaaaaaatattttttaacaaatgaacaTTATTAAACAGTGTTTTAAGCATAATGCTTTATAACTAAGTATATAAAAGGCAAAATGTATTAACTATAGCAACATGCAGACCTtaagtatatttctttttctattatattaAATATGCTATTCTCAGAATGCATTATATTTCACCAAAAATGTAATGTgcagtttttattaaaaagtttaatttttttgtaaatatgaaTTGTTTGTAGTGTTTGGTATACATGCTCTTAggcaattaaaaaatacacaacctAAACATGGCTGAAAGGCAAATGCTAAAGAACTTTTAAAGGAATAATGGTTAAATCAATTAATGCCATGTAGATCAATAAATAAGAAACTGTTTAAACctagaacattaaaaataagatttttaacatATGAAGTCTATGTAAATGCCAAAGCATATATCTGTGTCCTGTCTCATGAACACAAATGTTACCAAAAAATACCCTCCAGCCACTACCTCAAGTAATCCTGAATCATTAGTTTGCTTTGTTCCATCAGTTAAAAATACCTTAGATATTACCTTTATTATATTGTAAGCTAACTTCACAAACTAATAGGTATAATGGTTTCAATTATGTAGCACATAAAGCATTTAGAATGACAAAAAAATAGTAATGAAATGAGATACAACCATAACtctaaagcaaaagcaaaaatgatttaGATAGGTGTTACACTTGAACCTATGTACAAATACAAAGCCACTGCTTATGCCTTGAGTGCATCCGTCAGCATATGACAGTTTCTGagcaaaagcaggaaaaaaaaaaaaaaatcaaatgggaaAACAAATTTGGAAAGCCCAGGCCATATCATGTATgtcaaaataaaaccaagaagcTTTGGGATTATCTACAATCTTCCTTCTAAACCTGGCCCTCCTTTCCTGCCTCATTCACTCATTGGGTGGCTTGATTTCGCTGCTGGTTTCCTCCACCCCATGAACAGCTCTACCATGTATCATAGGGTAAGGAAAAGCAGCAGTCCCACAGCCATAGCCAAGATCGGCAAGACGGGATAGAGCTTTAATGCTACCTGGAGGTCTCCCTGGGCtgactttgtatcctgcagctttagtTGTACCCAAAGGTCTGCCTGGACTTGTTTTAAATCCAGCCGCTTTGGTGGTTCCCAGGGGTCTGCCTGTGCTGGTCCGGTATCCTGCTGATTTGGTGGTTCCTGAAGGCCGGCCACGCTTACCAGATcggttgagatttttctttttctttagttcatcttttaTCTCTATGCTTCTGCCACCTGCAGTCTGCAAGTGTGTTTCATTTAATGGGTCTTGCCTCTGACAAACCATTGGTTTGTGGCTGACTGTGTGGCTGTATTTATTTTGCTGGGAGGAATATATGTCAAACTGATCAGCAGCTCTCATGGCATCTTCATTGAGGCAGGAAGGTTTGCCAGGCCCACAAAAAGCTGGATTACTGCTGGCGACAGGATGCATCATTTTCTACcaaaaataaaggacaaatatgcgtaaatacacatataaaaatacatatctgaATGACAGCATTTAGTGGGAAAACAGTCAGTCTCCCAACAACTATGCAGGCTCTCTAAAATTAGCTGACAGGCAGAACTCCAGACCActtataaaacaaacacacacacacatcagcagATTCAaagatacttcttttttttcaatttaatcacCGGTAGGCATAAATGCCATGCAAGATAACTAACACCAGTACTGATTTAGTAGTCATAATGTTTTCTGCATAGGAATTAGAAAAGTGTGTATGCAAAATCTGTTATatgtaggtttttcttttctagattaAGTCcgaaaaaagataataaagataAGAACTGTTATTAatatgatacttttttttttctttagtttctttaacaTTCTTAGAATGTCTCCCTTTGGCCTTTCATTATATTTCCCACATGTATACTTCTGATCCAGCCAGTTTTCAAAGGTGgatgcttcttcagcattatcattatttattactTATACAAAATCCTGAGTATATTTTACACTGTATAAAGACAGAATGTGCCAAAGAACACAATCTGTTGGCCGTAGGCACTGACTCCCTTCAAACTGTTCTATCCAAACAGGAGGCAGCACCAACATAAAGGGTAAACAAAGGTTTCCATTAGCTAAAATAAGTGAACATTTATAAAACAACTGAAGCTTAtactaaaaaatatatgtaacaatcataataaaatactttttaaagtgtgGTTATCAAGACGAAATGCTGAATATTCAACACTGCTTTGTCCCTTGGCCATAAATATGACATGAATCTTTTCCCCTTATAAGAGCTCTGTAACTAACAGTCCAACGACTCTATTTTGTCTGTGAAACATCCCtgtaaattgttttttatttaaaggcTGTAATATGACCACCACAATGACAAGTCAGCTTTAAATAGCCACATCAtttagaaacacagaaaaagagaatctATACAGACTACATTATATTtcaatgaggttaaaaaaaaaagacatgggtttTAATTCATATTTAGAAAGAGTCACAAATGTCTATAAAGGTTCAGCCACAAGTTGTTAGATATTTGCCTGTACCTTTCATAAATGTAAAACTGCACCAAAACCCCAGTTATGAAAATAGTTACTCCAAAAGGCTAAGAACATATAATTAATGTCAGCCAAAACCACTGCAAATTTATTTCAATCATAAACCTATAAGGAAATGGGAATCAAGTCAAAGAACTGAATTCAGTTACATtactaaatatttgctaaaaatcAACAGATATAGAGCCATTTTCCAGCTAGCTTAAAAATCTTaactatgaaagaaaaacatttacaacGAGAAGCTACTTGTTTATGGCAGAGCCTTATAGATCTGAGAACATAAAACAAGACTGGAACtaaacacaaatattaaaaggAGTAATTCCTCACTCATTCCCCAAGCATAAAATGAGAATGAGGTTATTAATTATCATTTCATTTGCTCAAATTCTAATTTCAGATGAGAAATAAGACTTCATCAAGATATGTTCCAAATGTAATACTATTAATTGAAAATTACCAGTTTTTGAGATCTTCTACGTGCCTGGTAATAAGTTTGGCACTACATCTCAACTCTATCATCACTACAACTCAGCTTTATGAGGAACATACTATTAGCTCTATTTTAACTTCAAGCAACTTGCCAGGGTCACACATTAGGAAACAGTAAAGCCAAATACAAATTCAGATAATGTGACTTTCGAATCAACAGGGCTTCTTCATAGGCACAGTTATTATTTGAGTCAGATAATTCTTCAGCTAGGGTGAAGGTGGGGGTATGTCCTGTGCATTTTAAGATGCTTAGCAGCATCCCTGCCCTCTACCCACTGCACTCCCTGGATGTCAGTTTCTATACCCTCCTCTTTTccctttcaatttgtaaaaaccaaaatattctccagacattgccaaatattCTCCGGGGAGGGGGTGCGGGGGACAAAATCTACCACCCATCATGAGAATCACTCAGCTatactaaaatgaaaacacaaaagtcaATTCAAAATACTTCTGCtgaggactttcctagtggtccagtgataaagaatctgcctgccaatgcaggggacaagggtttgatcactggtccaggaagattccaatGCCATGGGCATCACAGGTACTGAGcccgcaccctagagcctgtgctcaatAAGAAGTCTgggcactgcagctagagagtagccccctctctgGCCATAACTAGAAAAGGCAACAAAGATccaacgcagccaaaaataaacaaataaatactccTGTCAAAATTTTTATTCAACTCTTAAGCTGCTACCTCTCCAAATATCCACAAAACCTTTCTACTGATAACATCTACAACATCTAAATCAAATAGATTTGTTTTCCAAACTGAAGAAAAGCCATCGTTGGAATTTGTGAAGAGACCAACCACATTCCTCTTCCCTACAAATTATAAACTAATTGAGAAATATACACAGGACTTAGATAGGAATCAAAATACTACTTTATTGCCAATAAAACTGGACTAGAGACCACATGCAAATACAAAGAGAAACACACTAGACCTCTGAGCAGACTGTAAGAGAAAAAGtgatccctttctcttttttcctggtCATGCCTTGTGGCTTGGGCCACacagtgaaagcacggagtcttaaccactggactgccagggaattcccaaagcgacttttcaattttattattcaGAAATCACCCTGCTGAAAAGCTCTAGTGTAAACAGCCAGAAAAGTACCAGTTCTCTTCCACAGAAAGTACTGTCAGTAAAAGGAGAAAACGGTTTTTTTCCTACAATCTGttgcaatgttttatagttcatGCCTTTTAAGTTCCTATCACTAACCAAAACCTTCCCTCTGGACCTACTTCCCTTAGCTTCATTTTCTCTTAACATATCAGAACATTCATCACTATTATTCACTATCAGGATATATAGTCTCAGCTTACATTATGTTTAGGTTTTCAGAAGCAAGATTCTGCCATATATCCTTTATTCAGACACCAACACTGTTCAACCAACACTGAAGAAAAACACAACATTTAAACAGtagacagacaaaaaaaaaaaattcacccatCTTCAACTCCTTTAATCTTCTCAGGAATGTATGCATTTGGTTTGTATtatgcttttttaatatttaatttatttatctggctgctcctggtcttagttgtagcatgtgaagtcttagttgctgcggcatgtgggatctagtcccccaACCAGAGATGAAGTTAGGtcctctgctttgggagcactgagttccagccactggaccaccagggaagtcccggtgTGTATTACGTTAATTTACTTCTGATACAGCTCATTTTTAATACAGGGCCAACTCCATGCAAAACAGTATTCTAAGAACCAGGACACAAAACAGACAGGAGTAAAGTTGTTTATCCCAGGAAAGACAAGAAGATACTTACTTAAAAGAAGATTTCTAAAGACTAGTTTAGAAGGGCTCTATATTTTCCTTCCCCACTAACACCAAAAAATCAGTACAAGTCTCTCCTTACACAATAATTAACAAGCTGGAAAGGAAATTTACTATGACTGTTACCCATGTAAACAGttacctaaaaaaaaagaaataagagttaAAACCAATCCTTCTCTACTTTCAGGAGTCAACTTTTTAAGATGGGAGTCAGCATCATTAGATCCTTCTGTGCACAATCGTCATACACATAAACATACAGTGGCAGGTGCATGTTAAATCGATATGTTTGTACATAGTATGTACACATTCAAGCTTTAATTGTACACTTAACAATGCCTCCCTGGTCCCAGTTCAGGGCTCACCAGATAACTGTTCTTTCTTGACTCTGGATACTACAGTAGAGAGTTCACTGAAAGCAATGCAGGCCTCATTTCTTAAGAGAGTTAGAATAACTACTACTGTAACTACTACATTTCTAGAAagtttgaactgaatgaaatccAAGAATACAGAACCAGACTGTGAAGActagcaaataatttaaaatagttcaCTGACTATAAGGGAATCAACTAAGAGCTTCTATATATTTTAACAATGACTAAATTagaattcttttttcaaatatttgtttggctgttccaggtcttagttgtggcatacgcgAACTAATTCCCTGCCCAGGTATCGAACCGGGCACGTGGAGTtgagagcatggaatcttagccacgggaccacctAAATCTGAATTCTTAAAGCATATGCTAAAACTTGCCATCCCTTAAGTTGTTTTACTGTGCATTTAACCCCGGAAGTCTTTTCGTGAGCTATTCTTTACGAAAcaattcattttccttctcctgaaTGTAGCAGTCATTATTGCCAACATAAAGAACTACAACTATTTTTAGTAACTTCAGAGCgtattcatttttaaacatgGAGAAAATCGTCCTTTCAAGAAATCCAAGTTCCGCTCTCTTCTAAAGAGCAAACACGTAATTCTCAGAGGTTTATTTCATGCCATTTGGCTTGTAACAACCATACAGAATCATACGCGATTTCATAATTCTAAATAAAAGTACATttgtgagcgacttcactcagaAAATCTATTCAGCAAAGGCTAAAACAAATGCCAGTAGCCATGCACTCTGCCCCACCACGGAAAGTTTTGATACTAGAACAGAACATAAATAACGgccttctttgtcttctttctcctccttaatTGTGCCCCACTGCGCAGTTTCCCCGGTGCCGGAATCCTTATTTGACAAGAGACGTGTAGAAATATATTACCTGTTGTGCCCGAAAGCGTATTTATTAGTGTATCAGCAATAACAACTTTGCAGGAGATATACGCCCACACTAAAGGGCTGTGTAGCCTCCGATAATCAAATTGATAGCCCGCCGTCGTGCACCCGGAGTTCTGCAAGCTGCACAA
Proteins encoded:
- the C9H5orf24 gene encoding UPF0461 protein C5orf24 homolog isoform X1, which gives rise to MMHPVASSNPAFCGPGKPSCLNEDAMRAADQFDIYSSQQNKYSHTVSHKPMVCQRQDPLNETHLQTAGGRSIEIKDELKKKKNLNRSGKRGRPSGTTKSAGYRTSTGRPLGTTKAAGFKTSPGRPLGTTKAAGYKVSPGRPPGSIKALSRLADLGYGCGTAAFPYPMIHGRAVHGVEETSSEIKPPNE
- the C9H5orf24 gene encoding UPF0461 protein C5orf24 homolog isoform X2 produces the protein MMHPVASSNPAFCGPGKPSCLNEDAMRAADQFDIYSSQQNKYSHTVSHKPMVCQRQDPLNETHLQTAGGRSIEIKDELKKKKNLNRSGKRGRPSGTTKSAGYRTSTGRPLGTTKAAGFKTSPGRPLGTTKAAGYKVSPGRPPALGILFSLPRIKPETSAVKARSPNHRTTREFPAQ